The window CACCACCGCCCCGCGACCGCGGCACCACGTGGTCGACGGTCGTCGCCCGCCTGCCGCAGTAGGCGCACCTGTGCCTGTCCCTCACCAGGACACCCCGCCTGGACCACGGCGCTTGTCTTCGGAACGGCACCCTGACATACCTGCAGAGTCTGATCACCCGGGGCGCCGGTATGTCGACCGCGGCTCCGCGCATGCGCAGTTCGGGGTGGGTCTGCTCGACGACGGCCTTGTCCTGCAGTACCAGCACGACGGCTCGGTTGAGCGTCACCGTCGACAGCGGCTCGAAGCTCGCGTTCAGTACCAGCGTGTCCCGCATCCCAGCCCACCTCCTGTGCCAG is drawn from Streptomyces bottropensis ATCC 25435 and contains these coding sequences:
- a CDS encoding HNH endonuclease gives rise to the protein MRDTLVLNASFEPLSTVTLNRAVVLVLQDKAVVEQTHPELRMRGAAVDIPAPRVIRLCRYVRVPFRRQAPWSRRGVLVRDRHRCAYCGRRATTVDHVVPRSRGGGDTWLNTVASCAEDNHRKADRTPEQAGMPLLRQPFEPTPADAMLLSLGHEDYDALPAWLSQGAA